The following DNA comes from Triplophysa dalaica isolate WHDGS20190420 chromosome 5, ASM1584641v1, whole genome shotgun sequence.
attgtttgttttgtcatgaaaaaacatgtatttatttgtttctacTTAACTAATTTCAGATATAAGCAAACACCTCATATCAAcggttttctttaaataatgcGAAAAATTTCACACAAGTGTCTAGTTAGTAGAATGTCTAAAGTGGACCATTGAAATAGTGTAAAAAATGAAGGTTAAAAGTTACTGTTCTCAAACCCAAAGGTGTGATGTATAGAAGAATATTAGGTTATTTACATACAGAGAGCAGCTAGTAAGAACTgtgtatgtaaacctcactccacCGGGCATCAAGAGATGCACCCACCTTCAAAGGCGGCGAAAGCTAGTTGAATCACGGTTGGAGTGGTGCGAGTTGGCTCGGAATCAACTTTTGAATAAGTGAACTGAACATTATTGACATCATCCCTCCACACAAGtatcaacaaattatttttttaacgttttttatTCTCTGAATACACCGTCTTTCATTGTTGAAACTGTACTAGAGCTATGTTATTGTGACTATTTGTGTCCACTAAAACATCATATTATTATGTTTCAATGTTAAAGTTAAACTAAGATGGTTAACTTAAAGTTGCCATAGCATTTTAAACTGTTATaatacattgttttgtttacaaccatacacaaatcaattaaaaaaaatggacaTCAAACGCAGTATAGCGAATAAAACGACtcatgtaatgtttgttttacagtgtgacAACGGAGATGTGCAGCAAGATATACTGGAGCACATAATGAAAATTGCCATCTGCAAAGGAGATCATAAGGAGGACATCAGCATCATCTTGGAGGGGGTGGAAGAAGTCATGACTGGCTTGGGCAATATGGCTAGAGCCTGTGCTGTTCTTCTTGGCCTCACATATGCACTAAACCTCACCTACCCGAAAAAACTGAAGAACACATTTGAGGCCTTTCAAAAGCTGCTCTTGGAACTCGATGTATGCAAGTTGTCGGGCAAATTGCTATCACTTAAAAGCAAACTCCTCATGACTTAGATTGAGATACAACGCATTGTACCAAGTACTGTTGAAAACGGGATTAAGCGTTTGAGATTGGTCTACATGGTTTTGTTACATCACGTTTCGCTACAAGTTGTTATAAAAAATCCCGAATGTGAAACTTTCCCACACGtttgtggaacaaaaagacCATTTTCACTTATCTTGAAAATGgaagtttttatgtttaagtcTTGAAATTGCTTTGACGACTTGGtagtgcattttattttcaagtcaTTTTCATCAATACAAATGAGGAAATTTTACTAACCTTACTtgtgagacaaataaataaagcacattgcttaaatgaaacaaagtcatcatgtgccgttgattgaaaagttaagggaattttactttatttattaaggtaaattccaaaaaaaaaaaaaacttaaaaactacttaaaaaaattTAGGTAACATTATTACACTTatcttttttaagtaaatagcatgttttattttttacagtgtgtctgCAGTGACTCTGAGCATCAAGACAAGACATCCAAACATCAGTAATAGACACAAACCTGTCTGCAGTGACTCTGAGCATCAAGACAAGACATCTAAACATCAGTAATAGACACAAACCTGTCTGCAGTGACTCTGAGCATCAAGACAAGACATCAAAACATCAATAATAGACACAAACCTGTCTGCAGTGACTCTGAGCATCAAGACAAGACATCAAACATCAGTAATAGACACAAACCTGTCTGCAGTGACTCTGAGCATCAAGACAAGACATCTAAACATCAGTAATAGACACAAACCTGTCTGCAGTGACTCTGAACATCAAGACATCTAAACATCAGTAATAGACACAAACCTGTCTGCAGTGACTCTGAGCATCAAGACAAGACATCTAAACATCAGTAATAGACACAAACCTGTCTGCAGTGACTCTGAGCATCAAGACAAGACATCTAAACATCAGTAATAGACACAAACCTGTCTGCAGTGACTCTGAGCATCAAGACAAGACATCAAACATCAGTAATAGACACAAACCTGTCTGCAGTGACTCTGAGCATCAAGACAAGACATCTAAACATCAGTAATAGACACAAACCTGTCTGCAGTGACTCTGAGCATCAAGACAAGACATCTAAACATCAGTAATAGACACAAACCTGTCTGCAGTGACTCTGAACATCAAGACAAGACATCAAACATCAGTAATAGACACAAACCTGTCTGCAGTGACTCTGAGCATCAAGACAAGACATCTAAACATCAGTAATAGACACAAACCTGTCTGCAGTGACTCTGAGCATCAAGACAAGACATCTAAACATCAGTAATAGACACAAAGCTGTCTGCAGTGACTCTGAGCATCAAGACAAGGCATCTAAACATCAGTAATAGACACAAACCTGTCTGCAGTGACTCTGAGCATCAAGACATCTAAACATCAATAATAGACACAAACCTGTCTGCTCCAGTTTACATATCTAGAATgacatataaaaaagaaaaattcaattaaatatttttttacacttttaaaccAGACGAAAATGCgatttggtttaataatttatgGGTCTATGCTTCCCAGTCCtggggtgtattccagaaagcaggtTAACTTACCGTCAGCTAAACTCTGAACTCTCGGTTgataaacacaaacttgtttACTCGGGGTCTGTCTGTTCCAAAACACCTGAGAAGAGTTTGTTTAATCTCCCTAAAGATACTCAGAGTTAACACActcacagaaacaacatgaagacactGTCAATGGATCACAGACCCTGAAAGTTCTCTTTGTTTTAGGAACTGAAAGTTGATGTTTTCAGATAAAGATTATTTGCGAGTCAGAACAATGTAtacatttgactttttaaagaCTTCtaattgtgttttactgtatcattgtttttaaattctCCTTAATGCATTATTACAAATTTTAATAACTTCAACCTTCGTTTTACTATAGTGTAACTGTGACATTTGTAGTTAAACCAAAACTTTTTATCTAAGGGAAAACCatcaaatgtaaacagatttgacatttaatttttcatttgaaatcatcTTCCTATGTCACATTTACACTTCACAGATCTATAGAATAAGAGTCAGTTCTGCACACGACTGTGTTTAGTTTTGTATGAAGATCAAACACAAGAGCAGTGAAGAGAGATCTTGATCATAAATACTATAGATgacatgaatgtgtgtgatgatAAAACACCTCTGTGTCTGAAATACACTACAACAATctcaacagatttttttaactcGACATTAAACACTTTCAGACTTTattaaagtttcagatagaaacacaaactgatcaaatctacagactgacacagactttctgtaacaagtccagactgaaatctgatcaaaagtcttgtagtgtatttcagccTTAAAACAGCTGAAGACCGAACTCTGATAGTTTATATCCGGTACAATACCGCCACCTTCTGAGATAATCGTGCAAAAATAACTAAAGTCAGaactttacatttaatatttactttaacATGTTATTTATGATAAAACGGTTTGGTGCCATTTTAAACGCCGTATGTCGCGTCATAATTTAAatcataataaacaaacacagtaaaTGCTTACAAACATGAGAATCTCTTTAAAGGAATAagtgtgtggctcttaaaagagcctttgtgtgcggcggatgaaagcggcgctttacttggagctggtgtacttggtgacggctttggtgccctcggacacggcgtgtttggcgagttcaccgggcagcagcagacgcacggcggtctggatctctctcgaCGTGATGGTGGAGCGCTTGTTGTAGTGCGCGAGACGAGACGACTCACCGGCGATGCGCTCGAAGATGTCGTTGACGAAAGAGTTCATGATGCCCATCGCCTTGGAAGAGATGCCGGTGTCGGGGTGGACCTGCTTGAGCACTTTGTACACGTAGATGGCGTAACTCTCCTTCCTGGACTTTCTGCGCTTCTTTCCTCCCTTAACGGCGGTCTTGGTGACGGCCTTCTTAGAGCCCTTCTTGGGCGCGGGTTTAGCTGGCTCAGGCATGATACTGCTCGGCTGAAGATAAGACGAAAAGTGTGTGACAATCACTTGACATGAGATTTTATTCACTCCCGCATGCAAATGTGTGCGGCACGGGCGCGTGCTCTGATTGGGAGTCGTCATCGGCAAAAAAAACCCTATTGGTCCGCTCATAGTTTGACGAGTCGGATAGAGAGGCAATGAACGCGTTTCCCGCCCAATATCCCATGTTTGGTGACCCTCCCACAAGAGATTCAGTTTCCTTTGTTGGCACTTCCCGCTCTTTTTCGAATTTgattaaaaacgtttatttctgtattaactCTACACTATGACATTATCACGTAATCGTGTCATCACAGCCCCTCAAAGATTTCGTACAGAAAGTGTTAcatcattttatacattttacacaaagcATTGCACGTGCTGACATTTATATAGTTATGCCATAATGATGGAGTTTCTTTTTTGAGCGAGAGAAATGTGTAACACAACAATTGTAAAAGTACCAGTTCATCTAAACAGGTAttataaatctatatttttagCGATTCGTTTGATATGATATAACTTCTGGATTTCAACTCTTCGAGTGAGACAGTTGGTGGCTCTTAGAAGAGccgttgtgttcaatgttttacttcagaatAAACGCGTTTAACCTCCGAAGCCGTACAGAGTGCGTCCCTGTCGTTTCAGCGCGTACACGACGTCCATGGCGGTGACGGTCTTTCTCTTGGCGTGTTCGGTGTAGGTGACGGCATCACGGATAACGTTCTCCAGAAACACCTTCAACACACCGCGGGTCTCCTCGTAAATGAGACCGGAGATACGCTTAACACCACCGCGGCGAGCGAGGCGACGGATGGCGGGCTTGGTGATGCCTTGTATGTTATCGCGCAACACTTTACGATGACGCTTCGCGCCTCCTTTTCCGAGTCCCTTTCCGCCTTTGCCTCTTCCAGACATGATGCTGACTGTATTAAATACAATGAAACGATGAGAAGAAACCGTGAGCGGAGGACTTAAACATGTGCTTATAGGACCTAGTAGAAAACCGCTTACGAGGGCGTGACCAGGCCACGTCATTTACATGCTTTTTCTTCGCGCCTCTGTCATTCCAAAGCTCTCAGTAAATCTCTTTATATTGTAACTTACAAAAAACACGAAGTTTAAGGTTTTCTAAGAAActaaacaattctgtcatcatacttcaaaacatctttgtgttcagcagaaatatttgtaatactatagtagtggatgatgtcacagaactgaaaattgcaaatattaacagaacattgaaaattaaagtaaatgatagaattttcatttgtgggtgaactagcGCTTTAAGctgattttaagaaaataatagatTAGTTAGAAATGATAGACGACGACTAACCATAATATGCTTCGTTTTTATCTACTAGAAAAATGAGTAAAAGTGTGTTTGAGGAAGGGAAGTGTTATTGACATGTGATCAGACGCCCTTAAGAAGAATTTAGCGCagactaaaaaataaaacacgaGATATCTCTGCTGATTAAGGAGACACTGATAATGATCATTCTTAATATTGAGCGATCACGCTTAacacaataatattaataattggaCAACGTGCGTTACTATTTATGTTTGTGGAGAACGGTGGAAATCGTGTCGTTCAGTTGAtgtggtggctcttaaaagagccgttgaGTTGTTATTGAAGCGGGTCTTAAGCGCGCTCTCCGCGGATGCGGCGGGCCAGCTGAATGTCTTTGGGCATGATGGTGACCCTCTTAGCGTGGATGGCGCACAGGTTTGTGTCCTCGAACAGACCGACCAGATAAGCCTCACTGGACTCCTGCAGAGCCATGACGGCGGAGCTCTGGAAGCGCAGATCCGTCTTGAAGTCCTGAGCGATCTCTCTCACCAGGCGCTGGAAAGGCAGTTTACGGATGAGCAGCTCGGTGGACTTCTGGTAGCGGCGGATCTCTCTCAGAGCCACGGTGCCGGGCCTGTAACGATGAGGCTTCTTCACGCCGCCGGTGGCGGGAGCGCTCTTACGGGCGGCTTTGGTGGCGAGCTGCTTCCTCGGGGCTTTGCCACCGGTGGACTTACGAGCGGTCTGCTTAGTTCTTGCCATCGCTGCTGAATCTTCTGCGTTCAGTACAGAATATGTCTGCAGTGTCGCTGTGCCTGCTTTTAAAGGCTAGAACGCGCAGCACGTCAAGGGCACGGACACAACGATTGGCTGATGTGTGACGTCCGCTCGAGACAGTGAGCCAATGGCCGCGCGATATGCGTTCAAATGAAACTGGCGGGACATTGCGTTTCCTTTGTTCAGATCACGCGTCACATACACAAGAAAAGATCATCATATAATTGctctttatctctttatttaatattcgTGTATTATTCCTCTGATCAGACATCTGCACGTTGCTATTTAACAAAGTTCAGATGGAAAGATCTTCAActacaaatcaaattaaaataatcctTCACGTTAAATCACAAGCGAAGCAACTAAGTTTGTTAAGGACAGAACCGTTcggctttttttttttttttttattatttactgaaATCCATTAAAACAAGACGCTGAACAATTATTATTAGCATCTAATTTGCTACTGTACGAGTAAACATAAGCATATCTTGTACAACATTTGGGGCAAAGGGTCTCACATACTGATCCGGAGAATGCGAGCTCATTTATAGAATGTCTATGATAATGTATTAATATACATATTCGATGGATTTAAACAGAAACCTCGTCGCTCTCTCAGTGATAAtgtgggtggctcttaaaagagcctttggtttAACGTTTCGAACTGTCCCCCGTTTACTTGGTCTTAGCGGGTTTGTCGGTCTTCTTGGGCAGTAAGACCGCCTGGATGTTGGGCAACACACCACCCTGAGCGATGGTCACGCCGCCCAGAAGCCTGTTCAACTCCTCGTCGTTACGCACGGCCAGCTGCAGATGGCGGGGAATGATCCGACTCTTCTTATTGTCCCGAGCGGCGTTTCCGGCCAACTCCAAGATCTCAGCGGTGAGATACTCGAGGACAGCGGCGAGATAAACTGGAGCTCCGGCACCGACGCGTTGTGCGTAGTTACCTTTGCGAAGTAGTCTGTGAACACGGCCGACGGGAAACTGAAGTCCCGCTCTGGATGACCTAGTCTTGGCCTTCGCTCTTGATTTACCGCCGGTTTTACCTCTTCCACTCATTGTTGCTTAAGATGAAATCTGCTCACGATTGCAGAAATTAGTGATGGCCGGTTCGTGAACGAATCGTTCTTTTGAACCGGCTCTTTATAGTGAGCTGGTCGAACCGGTTCAACAAATCGACCTGAATCGTTCAAAGCGGTTCGCGCCTCCAGAAAGCACGTATCCACATATTTCCTCAGTTACTCACGCACGCTACCCCAAGAGCGGTTCTCGTTAATGATTCAAGAATCGGTTGAAACAGTTTTTGGATCACCAGTACATTCATTGAACCAAGAGCCGGTTCACTGTCTTTCGGACACGTTCGAGATGTGAACCAGACCGGTTTAACTGATGAGCTCAGCTGATGCACGTGCGTCTTGGCAGAGTCTAAGCATATTAATAAGCCCTTTGCCTAGATAATAGTTTGCTTTATATTCCTTTTAACgtttatacttaaaaatattttgagaataaaatgtaataatgtaagaaaaaacaaagtgtgtacaaaaatgtttattgtgctttttcaaatacacCAAAATAGAATTACATACAAAACATATACTATACATATAAGAAACTACATTTGCAGCTAAAAACATTAACAGGGAACACACTTTATAATTGTCAgaactatttgtattttatttatgttaacgtggcttaaaatgcattaatgttgTGCATTTTTGCTTTATAATTACTTTAAAGATTGAAAACAATTCCTAGGCTATCAGTTTGTAAAACTAAACtacacattcatttgtttcatGTTGAATCCATGATATTTTCATGAGCAtatcttatttcatttttaaacaagatgATACAAATCTAAACGTTATCATGCACGGGAACGAAACAAGCGGATTGAACCGTTCTCGCAGAGAATCTTGAGTCACAAAATCCAATCGGTTGCATTGCATTGGCTTTCCGGTCATCAACCGAGAGCCGTGTCTTTCGAACACGTCCGATTTGTGAATAATATATGTGAACCGGTTGATCAGCGCAAGTGAGTTGATAAACTGCGGCTGCGCATGCGTGCGTGTGAAAACTAGCAGGCTTCTCTCACTCTGAAGTTAAAAAGATTCTTGGAAATTAGAAAAACCAAAGTATGAACACAATAGGCACAGGTGACGACGACGAGTGGGGCAATCTGACAAAACCTAAGTTTAATTAATAACAGATTATTCACTTCGTAACGTTCGCTTGCATATTACTGCCTTTGTCTGTATCTGTGTGCATTATTTGCCAAACTTAAATGTGATAAACTTATCAGATCATGACGATGTTTCAAGTGATGAAAAGTGTCTTCATTAAATGTTCAGCCAAGTGTATTTTCATCCCGACCGAACGTCGTTACGTCATAACAGCACGTCTTTACGTTCTGGCGTAAATGAACCGATGAACCGGTTTTTTGAACCTGTTCATTGAAACGAACTGTCCGAAAGAACCGGTTCGCGGAAAAGAGCCGGACTTCCCATCACTAGCAGAAATACGAAAGAACTACAAGATGTCGTCTGTGGGTTTCAGGCCTTATACGTGCCTATCGTTCGCCTATTGGTTGGAGTGTGTGAAAAGTTCAAACCAATCACTGAACTTCCCTCCAAACGCCAAAGCCCGCCCATTTCTTCCTATCTGTCtggttttgtttcagtttttgatcACGTGATCTTTCACTACATTAAATCTTATATATGAGCTCTTTACAGACACGTCTATAGGAAACAATAGTATGAACAAAAGTAAAGATTTATACTGAAACACAACTTCAGATGTTGCGCCGATTATGAATTAAAATGCTCTGACGATCATAACTTGTGTTCTTAATTTGAACCAGATTTCTCAGCATATTCATTTAAGagcgttcctgtagctcagggttgtgggttcgatcccagggggtGCAGACCTTTGTATAAATCTATAAGATAGTGAAATGTAAgttggtttggataaaagcgtctgccaaatacgtAAATTTAAGTGTAAGAACACAACCATGATAATATCAACATATGTCTGAAACACAACTCTTTAGTGGGCTggtggtggctcttaaaagagccgttttTAATGGAAAGTCTGGAGAAGGAATCTACCTCTTTTTCGGGGCGGCCCTTTTAGGTTTAGCTGCTTTGGGCTTTGTCGTCTTGGGTTTTGCCGCCTTCACCTTCTTGGGGCTTTTAGCTGCTTTCTTCGGACTCTTGGCTGCTTTCTTGGGGGCCGCTGGCTTCTTCGCCTTCTTGGGGCTCTTCGTTGCCTTTTTAGCCGCGATGGCGGCAGGTTTCTTGGCCTTCTTGGGAGATTTCTTTGCGGCGGTCTTCTTTGCCGCTGCGGTCTTGGGCTTCTTGGCAGCAGCAGCAGCGGGCTTCTTCACTGCGGGCTTCTTCGCTTTAGGAGCGGCTTTCTTCGCTGGCTTCTTAGTCTCGACTTGTTTTTTGTTGAGTTTGAAAGATCCTGAAGCACCGGTTCCTTTGGTCTGGACCAGTGTGCCTTTAGTCACGAGGCTCTTGATGGCGAGCTTGACGCGGGAGTTGTTCTTCTCCACATCGTATCCGCCGGCGGCGAGAGCTTTCTTCAGGGCGGCCAGAGACACACCGTTTCTCTCCTTGGAGGCCGTCACGGCTTTAACGATGAGATAACTCGCGCCTGGACCCGCTGTCTTGGGTTTGGCTGCAGATTTCTTCTTGGGCGCTTTCGCCGGCGGGGCTGCTGGAGCTGGAGCGGTTTCTGCCATTTCTCTGTTCAGATCTGTGCTGTCACACTACAGTTGATCAATAATGCGGGAGGACTGAGCGGCGCTGCGCTCTTAAACACTACATGAGAACCATATAGACTCAGCTCGACCTGTCAGTGCCTCTGTGAGCCGCAAACTCTTGTGTTTTCTCCTGTGACATTCCGAGTAAATATCagagttttaaaatcatttgacggAGTGAAAACAGCGTGAACACAGAGCAGAGATCCAGAGCTTTATTCAGACACTAAACTACATGACTGTAAAGGctttattatttcactgttacattaaaaacaccacCAGCATCGATCTCTGGAGA
Coding sequences within:
- the LOC130420771 gene encoding histone H2B-like, which gives rise to MPEPAKPAPKKGSKKAVTKTAVKGGKKRRKSRKESYAIYVYKVLKQVHPDTGISSKAMGIMNSFVNDIFERIAGESSRLAHYNKRSTITSREIQTAVRLLLPGELAKHAVSEGTKAVTKYTSSK
- the LOC130420458 gene encoding histone H4-like, encoding MTWPGHALVSGFLLGPISTCLSPPLTVSSHRFIVFNTVSIMSGRGKGGKGLGKGGAKRHRKVLRDNIQGITKPAIRRLARRGGVKRISGLIYEETRGVLKVFLENVIRDAVTYTEHAKRKTVTAMDVVYALKRQGRTLYGFGG
- the LOC130420738 gene encoding histone H3-like, whose amino-acid sequence is MARTKQTARKSTGGKAPRKQLATKAARKSAPATGGVKKPHRYRPGTVALREIRRYQKSTELLIRKLPFQRLVREIAQDFKTDLRFQSSAVMALQESSEAYLVGLFEDTNLCAIHAKRVTIMPKDIQLARRIRGERA
- the LOC130420759 gene encoding histone H2A-like; amino-acid sequence: MSGRGKTGGKSRAKAKTRSSRAGLQFPVGRVHRLLRKGNYAQRVGAGAPVYLAAVLEYLTAEILELAGNAARDNKKSRIIPRHLQLAVRNDEELNRLLGGVTIAQGGVLPNIQAVLLPKKTDKPAKTK
- the LOC130420809 gene encoding histone H1-like; translated protein: MAETAPAPAAPPAKAPKKKSAAKPKTAGPGASYLIVKAVTASKERNGVSLAALKKALAAGGYDVEKNNSRVKLAIKSLVTKGTLVQTKGTGASGSFKLNKKQVETKKPAKKAAPKAKKPAVKKPAAAAAKKPKTAAAKKTAAKKSPKKAKKPAAIAAKKATKSPKKAKKPAAPKKAAKSPKKAAKSPKKVKAAKPKTTKPKAAKPKRAAPKKR